A single window of Diaphorobacter sp. HDW4A DNA harbors:
- the tnpB gene encoding IS66 family insertion sequence element accessory protein TnpB (TnpB, as the term is used for proteins encoded by IS66 family insertion elements, is considered an accessory protein, since TnpC, encoded by a neighboring gene, is a DDE family transposase.), producing MIRIDAAWLATAPLDMRAGTDTALARVVAVFGAAHPHHAYLFANRRANRIKVLVHDGIGIWLAARRLHQGKFVWPTPGDEQWQLEPVQLDALVLGLPWQRMGNAGIITMV from the coding sequence ATGATCCGTATCGACGCTGCCTGGCTTGCCACGGCCCCGCTGGACATGCGCGCCGGCACCGACACGGCGCTGGCCCGCGTAGTCGCCGTCTTCGGCGCCGCCCACCCTCACCATGCCTACCTGTTCGCCAACAGACGCGCCAACCGCATCAAGGTGCTGGTGCACGACGGCATAGGCATCTGGCTGGCCGCTCGCCGCCTGCACCAGGGCAAGTTCGTCTGGCCGACGCCAGGCGATGAGCAGTGGCAGTTGGAGCCTGTCCAGCTTGACGCCCTGGTGCTGGGCCTACCCTGGCAACGCATGGGAAACGCCGGCATTATCACCATGGTCTGA
- a CDS encoding tyrosine-type recombinase/integrase yields MKNAERKIGRHHFAFYKGWLQGLEIEALSSQYLEDGLDLRVAKSTLRWLQDALSQAALRQGRRGEARLLRISLRHVAVSMASADGPSPASSVPTLEEFKESEDPDDFYSEEELIRAYVEAFPVVVDHKAARRRRMVERQLEALHWIESLISTEPVRTDWVSAWFNKTIADRFVAGHIYTIGDLQARIEERGFRWWTTVPRLGVKGAARIIEWLRTYESTLGPVPAKALTPLRKLTRSELVPVRSNSQGIAPIESFSLPKELSLAVGKNRDVEGSQIEARNDREAIEAWIAASSGSPHTTRCYRKEGERLLMWAVLERQKLLSDLNVDDCVAYRNWLGELGRTDAQNWSYRIPQSDWIGKRNTPRTDPAWRPFEGSLSLASVKQSLVILRSMFMWLVQTRYCVFNPWDVVNFKAAQQERLGSKLELTRVLSAEQWQFLVAHVAKKPDGLVKRRAVFLLLFAYSTALRVSELAAARKSHLYSMGLRGQLGSRWMLSVIGKGSKERPVPMNSDVIAALESYLEIRGLSMQSPADEDFPLLANLGAHSELSPSGVYTVLKGIFADAAQELRQLGHEQDASRMLDASTHWIRHSRGSHLASEGFPVALIQQLLGHASLATTSIYTRNHEETLYMALEQKGSGTT; encoded by the coding sequence ATGAAAAACGCCGAGCGCAAGATTGGCCGTCATCACTTTGCCTTCTACAAAGGCTGGCTGCAGGGTCTGGAGATTGAAGCGCTTTCGTCTCAGTACCTGGAGGATGGGCTGGATTTGCGCGTGGCCAAGTCGACGCTCAGATGGCTGCAGGATGCCCTCAGCCAGGCAGCGCTACGGCAGGGGCGCAGGGGAGAGGCACGGCTGCTGCGCATCTCTTTGCGCCACGTGGCGGTCTCCATGGCCAGCGCCGACGGTCCCTCACCCGCATCGAGCGTACCTACCTTAGAGGAGTTCAAGGAGAGCGAGGATCCTGATGATTTCTACTCGGAAGAGGAACTCATCAGGGCCTATGTGGAAGCGTTCCCGGTGGTCGTTGACCACAAAGCCGCCCGCCGTCGCCGCATGGTGGAGAGGCAGCTTGAGGCCTTGCACTGGATCGAGTCACTGATATCGACCGAGCCGGTGCGTACCGACTGGGTGAGCGCCTGGTTCAACAAGACCATCGCAGACCGCTTTGTCGCCGGTCACATTTACACCATTGGAGATCTGCAGGCCCGCATCGAGGAGCGAGGATTTCGGTGGTGGACAACGGTGCCCCGACTGGGGGTCAAGGGCGCGGCCCGCATCATCGAGTGGCTTCGCACCTACGAATCCACACTGGGCCCGGTGCCTGCGAAGGCCTTGACGCCGCTTCGCAAGCTCACAAGATCAGAGCTGGTGCCGGTGCGCTCCAACAGCCAAGGCATCGCCCCGATTGAGAGCTTTAGCCTACCGAAGGAGCTGTCTCTGGCGGTGGGCAAGAACCGCGATGTCGAAGGTTCGCAGATCGAGGCCAGAAACGACCGTGAAGCGATCGAGGCATGGATCGCTGCATCCTCCGGTAGCCCTCACACCACCCGCTGCTATCGCAAAGAGGGAGAACGCCTGCTCATGTGGGCAGTGCTTGAGCGCCAGAAGCTGCTCTCCGACCTGAATGTTGACGACTGCGTGGCCTATCGCAACTGGTTGGGTGAGCTGGGGCGAACCGACGCTCAGAACTGGTCCTACCGAATCCCTCAGTCTGACTGGATTGGCAAGAGGAACACCCCCCGCACTGATCCCGCGTGGCGACCTTTCGAAGGTTCATTGTCCCTGGCCTCTGTCAAACAGTCTCTTGTCATTCTGCGCAGCATGTTCATGTGGCTCGTGCAGACCCGCTACTGTGTCTTCAATCCGTGGGATGTGGTGAACTTCAAGGCCGCTCAGCAGGAGAGACTCGGCAGTAAGCTGGAGCTCACCCGAGTACTCTCAGCTGAGCAGTGGCAATTCCTGGTAGCTCACGTGGCCAAGAAACCCGATGGCCTGGTCAAGCGGCGTGCTGTCTTCCTGCTCTTGTTCGCTTACTCCACTGCGCTGCGCGTCTCGGAGCTGGCCGCAGCACGCAAGAGTCACCTGTACAGCATGGGCCTGCGCGGGCAGCTTGGCTCTCGCTGGATGCTCAGCGTCATTGGCAAGGGGAGCAAAGAACGTCCTGTGCCGATGAACAGTGATGTGATTGCTGCCTTGGAGAGCTATCTTGAAATCCGTGGACTCTCGATGCAGTCTCCCGCCGATGAAGATTTTCCCCTCTTGGCCAACCTGGGGGCACACTCCGAACTCTCTCCGTCAGGCGTCTACACGGTGCTCAAGGGTATCTTTGCGGATGCCGCCCAAGAGCTGCGCCAGTTAGGTCATGAGCAGGATGCAAGCCGTATGCTTGATGCATCGACGCACTGGATCCGCCACTCGCGCGGTAGTCACCTGGCCTCTGAAGGCTTCCCTGTTGCCTTGATTCAGCAGCTGCTTGGCCACGCCAGCTTGGCCACAACCAGTATTTACACCCGCAATCACGAGGAAACGCTGTACATGGCTCTGGAGCAAAAAGGATCTGGCACGACCTGA
- a CDS encoding S49 family peptidase has protein sequence MRNWFRKFFGNSAADVSIDQLPGDPQLQNAMANAVLRELIADQRSRRKWSFVKRVFLSAFFLIGLFFYLVVELKQGGWGFTSNGKAIGVVRIEGDISSNSMASADKVVPALKKAFSSKSTTAVVLAIDSPGGSPVEAARISYVLDELKRETGKPAYAVIQNIGASAAYMIAMHADKVYASQYSLVGSVGAILSTWDVHEAIENYKVRQKVFASGPLKAMLNPFTESTPEADEKAQTLVNIMGNRFADELQILRGPHLKDGFKYNSGEIWDGLGAKDIGLVDEIGTIESIISAQAESEMVDYGPGSLKKGLFSASISDWFVQHLTTSVKNVLSGALSPEVR, from the coding sequence ATGCGCAATTGGTTCCGTAAATTTTTTGGCAACAGTGCAGCTGACGTCTCTATTGACCAACTGCCTGGTGATCCCCAACTGCAGAATGCGATGGCGAATGCAGTTTTGCGTGAATTGATCGCCGATCAGCGAAGCAGAAGGAAATGGAGCTTCGTAAAGAGAGTCTTCCTGTCTGCCTTCTTTTTGATAGGCCTGTTTTTTTACCTCGTCGTTGAACTGAAGCAGGGGGGATGGGGATTTACCTCCAACGGAAAAGCTATCGGGGTTGTTCGCATCGAGGGTGACATTTCGAGCAACTCGATGGCATCCGCAGATAAGGTGGTTCCGGCCTTGAAAAAGGCGTTTAGCAGTAAATCCACAACGGCAGTCGTCCTGGCCATCGACAGTCCTGGCGGTTCACCAGTCGAGGCGGCACGTATCAGCTATGTCCTGGACGAGCTCAAGCGAGAAACCGGAAAGCCTGCGTATGCAGTGATTCAGAATATTGGCGCTAGTGCTGCATATATGATAGCAATGCATGCTGACAAGGTATATGCTAGCCAGTATTCGTTGGTGGGCTCCGTAGGAGCCATTCTTTCGACCTGGGATGTGCATGAAGCGATCGAGAACTACAAGGTGCGGCAGAAGGTTTTTGCCAGTGGTCCGTTGAAGGCAATGCTGAATCCCTTCACCGAGAGCACGCCTGAAGCAGATGAAAAGGCTCAGACACTTGTCAACATCATGGGGAACCGTTTTGCAGATGAGCTGCAGATCTTGCGCGGGCCGCACTTGAAGGACGGGTTCAAGTACAACTCCGGAGAAATTTGGGATGGGCTTGGAGCCAAAGATATTGGACTGGTTGACGAGATCGGGACCATAGAATCGATCATCTCAGCCCAGGCCGAATCGGAAATGGTTGACTATGGCCCAGGGAGTCTCAAAAAGGGGCTCTTTTCGGCAAGCATCAGCGATTGGTTCGTTCAGCATCTCACGACATCCGTGAAAAACGTCCTCAGCGGTGCGCTCTCACCTGAGGTTCGCTAA
- a CDS encoding phosphoribosyltransferase family protein: protein MDHGSNEHLVTTPEGNPKRYKVKNAFGELDVFSVFTRLKASSRSRKDRSGRMVGDNCPLIYALKGKEGLTTGYQSIRELLISGAAIIRAFQPEGDEVLVPAPSSHPLVSYMTRILSAQLNLQVAESLLCKSSVQSVVADLNAAIEVATSYQVRKDLQNTVHKLQRQEVFALKEVPTTYRELIRPFEVGVGKLPDGQRRVVLVDDLVASGTSLIGGMRVLKDRYPEAEFRAITLFSNV from the coding sequence GTGGATCACGGCTCCAATGAGCATCTGGTGACGACTCCCGAGGGGAATCCCAAGCGCTACAAAGTGAAAAATGCTTTTGGTGAGCTGGATGTTTTCTCTGTATTCACCAGGCTAAAAGCCTCAAGCCGTTCGCGAAAGGATCGATCTGGACGAATGGTTGGCGACAATTGCCCTCTGATCTACGCGTTGAAAGGTAAAGAAGGCCTTACAACCGGGTACCAAAGCATACGAGAGCTGTTAATTTCCGGGGCTGCGATCATCAGGGCTTTCCAGCCGGAAGGGGACGAGGTTTTGGTGCCTGCTCCGTCATCGCACCCACTTGTCAGCTACATGACCAGGATCCTGAGTGCTCAATTGAATTTGCAGGTCGCTGAGAGTCTCTTATGCAAGTCCAGTGTTCAGAGTGTTGTAGCTGACCTGAATGCAGCAATCGAAGTAGCCACCAGTTACCAAGTGCGAAAGGACCTGCAAAATACAGTCCACAAGTTGCAGCGGCAGGAGGTCTTTGCCCTCAAGGAGGTGCCTACCACCTATCGTGAGTTGATCCGTCCCTTTGAAGTGGGTGTGGGCAAGCTTCCCGATGGTCAAAGACGTGTTGTGCTGGTAGATGATCTCGTCGCCTCTGGCACGTCGCTCATCGGAGGGATGCGTGTCTTGAAGGACCGCTACCCTGAAGCGGAATTCCGAGCCATCACCCTGTTCAGCAATGTGTGA
- a CDS encoding transposase, with the protein MSQEIPHSRSCVPRTRRVYSAQFKAELIAACQQPGASIAATAREHGMNANVLHRWLKEHRLGQHQSACDTAHADASGIAPHCADAAAEPMANAQAVCAPAHQAHPVPSNPVPAFIAVALGSPVMGPQAAGVQAAPSAASAACSSDIRIECCHHGTLVTVNWPLAAAGECSRALQGLLQVLRQ; encoded by the coding sequence ATGTCTCAAGAGATTCCCCATTCGCGCTCCTGTGTCCCCCGCACGCGCCGGGTCTACAGCGCGCAATTCAAGGCTGAACTGATCGCTGCGTGCCAGCAGCCCGGCGCATCAATTGCCGCCACAGCGCGTGAACATGGCATGAATGCCAACGTGCTGCATCGCTGGCTCAAGGAGCATCGTCTGGGCCAGCACCAGAGCGCCTGCGATACCGCGCATGCTGATGCGTCCGGCATCGCCCCACACTGCGCCGATGCAGCGGCTGAGCCAATGGCCAATGCACAGGCTGTTTGTGCCCCAGCGCATCAGGCTCATCCGGTGCCGTCCAACCCCGTGCCCGCCTTCATCGCGGTGGCGCTGGGCTCGCCGGTGATGGGGCCTCAGGCAGCGGGTGTACAAGCTGCCCCAAGTGCTGCATCGGCAGCTTGCTCATCAGACATCCGCATCGAGTGCTGTCATCACGGCACCCTCGTGACGGTCAATTGGCCGCTGGCCGCTGCTGGCGAGTGTTCCCGCGCATTGCAGGGTTTGTTGCAGGTGCTGCGGCAATGA
- a CDS encoding Tn3-like element IS1071 family transposase: protein MQGWHTTFLGMRGLPRDISDFEMKAFFTFDGAERDAINARRGDSHKLGLALHIGFLRMSGRLLGAFRVIPVALWRHLGNELGIAAPEVASLRAMYERGRTLFDHQQVACTVLGFQWMSEHQRRSLVRELRDEVARCADRDQLLVRARQWLYKNKLVIVHERAIRTLIAAALAQLEVETGTAIAASVDPATLDRWRASVSELRPDGQTQQSWLWAAPAKHSTRQISEVLERIDLLYTLDVHKHLADIPDLILRRYARRLVSRPPSAGAKIKEPARTVEVACFLRYCLFTTTDQLILMVQRRIADLWRQAAADVPATVNWAAMYKTLLGELVALSAQGAVPDAELRARLEALITETQKRKPPSRASLVREGLIDGIRPVRSLLVAIAKLPWQATGEHPAIEYLAKLQALYLKGSRKLPVEVVAPSLGMIWQVSISSPDRERAFQALEVATLFALRRAVRNGSVWIEHSLSFRGRARLFFTDERWQAESKKHYARLSLPSKAATFLKPLLARVTAGVDAVAAAARSGVLRVDDELHLSPLPAEDEDPEVTKLRAALDHRIGEVQLPEVILAVDAQVRFSWIMLGREPRSTDELLMVYAGIMAHGTSLTAVECARMIPQLSATSIRQAMRWARDERRLSQACQAVLEFMQRHPIAATWGRSDLASSDMMTMETTKRVWQARLDPRRNTPSIGIYSHVKDRWGIFHAQPFVLNERQAGVAIEGVIRQEKLETSQLAVDTHGYTDFAMSHARLLGFDLCPRLKELKQRHLFVPRGTKVPAEIAAVCEANVDVALIEKHWDSLVHLAASVMSGHASAVAALARFGSAAQGDPIYEAGVQLGRLLRTAFLADYFVKDAFRNELRRVLNRGEAVNALKRAIYTGRISPAQAKRVDEMQAVADALSLMANIVMAWNTSQMQAVLDRWSNRRQVIPPELIGKIAPTRLESINLRGVFRFPVDRYADQILPSRPNASITGTNG from the coding sequence ATGCAGGGTTGGCACACAACGTTTTTGGGGATGCGTGGGCTCCCCCGCGATATCAGCGACTTCGAGATGAAGGCATTTTTCACCTTCGATGGTGCCGAGCGCGACGCAATCAATGCACGCCGAGGTGATTCCCACAAGCTTGGTCTGGCGCTCCATATTGGTTTCCTGCGCATGAGTGGGCGTTTGCTCGGTGCCTTTCGGGTAATTCCAGTAGCCTTGTGGCGCCACCTTGGCAACGAGCTTGGCATTGCAGCACCAGAAGTCGCCTCGCTGAGAGCCATGTATGAACGCGGGCGCACGCTATTCGATCACCAACAAGTAGCCTGCACGGTCCTTGGATTCCAGTGGATGAGCGAGCACCAGCGCCGCTCACTGGTACGTGAACTGCGCGACGAAGTGGCGCGCTGCGCCGACCGCGATCAGCTACTCGTGCGGGCGCGTCAATGGCTGTACAAGAACAAGCTGGTGATCGTGCACGAGCGGGCAATTCGGACACTGATTGCGGCGGCACTTGCCCAGCTTGAAGTTGAAACAGGCACCGCCATCGCCGCCAGCGTTGATCCAGCAACACTTGATCGCTGGCGAGCCTCAGTTTCAGAGCTGCGCCCAGATGGACAAACCCAGCAGAGTTGGCTATGGGCTGCACCGGCGAAACACTCAACCCGCCAAATCAGCGAGGTACTGGAGCGCATCGACCTGCTTTACACGCTGGACGTTCATAAGCACCTGGCAGACATCCCCGATCTCATCTTGCGCCGCTACGCGCGCCGACTTGTCTCCAGGCCGCCCTCAGCCGGAGCCAAGATCAAAGAGCCAGCGCGCACCGTGGAGGTCGCATGCTTTCTTCGGTATTGCCTGTTCACCACCACAGACCAGTTGATCCTTATGGTGCAGCGCCGGATCGCCGATCTGTGGCGTCAGGCTGCCGCCGATGTCCCCGCTACCGTCAATTGGGCCGCAATGTACAAAACGCTGCTCGGCGAACTTGTTGCCTTGAGCGCGCAAGGTGCGGTGCCAGATGCTGAGTTGCGTGCCCGTCTTGAAGCCTTGATCACCGAAACCCAGAAACGCAAACCACCGAGCAGGGCCTCCCTGGTCCGCGAGGGATTGATTGATGGAATTCGCCCCGTGCGGTCGTTGCTCGTCGCCATTGCAAAGCTGCCCTGGCAGGCCACCGGCGAGCATCCTGCCATCGAGTACCTTGCCAAGCTGCAAGCTTTATATCTCAAAGGATCCAGAAAGCTGCCAGTTGAAGTGGTGGCACCAAGTCTGGGAATGATCTGGCAGGTTTCGATCTCCAGCCCAGACCGGGAACGGGCGTTTCAGGCGTTGGAGGTGGCCACCCTGTTTGCCCTGCGCCGCGCGGTGCGCAATGGCTCGGTCTGGATTGAGCACAGCCTGAGCTTTCGGGGTCGTGCGCGCTTGTTCTTCACGGACGAGCGTTGGCAGGCAGAGTCCAAGAAACACTATGCCCGTCTATCGTTACCCAGCAAGGCTGCCACTTTCTTGAAGCCTTTGCTGGCCAGAGTAACTGCCGGTGTCGATGCGGTGGCCGCTGCAGCCCGCAGTGGCGTACTGCGCGTGGATGATGAACTCCATTTGTCGCCATTGCCCGCAGAGGACGAAGACCCAGAAGTGACCAAGCTGCGCGCGGCTTTGGATCACCGCATCGGTGAGGTTCAATTGCCGGAAGTGATTCTGGCCGTTGACGCCCAGGTGCGCTTTAGCTGGATCATGCTCGGACGTGAGCCGCGCTCTACCGACGAGCTGCTGATGGTCTATGCCGGCATCATGGCCCACGGCACCAGTCTGACTGCGGTCGAATGCGCGCGCATGATTCCGCAATTGTCTGCCACCAGCATTCGCCAGGCCATGCGCTGGGCGCGGGACGAACGGCGTCTGAGCCAGGCCTGCCAGGCTGTGCTGGAATTCATGCAGCGACACCCGATTGCCGCCACCTGGGGGCGGTCCGATTTGGCATCTTCTGACATGATGACCATGGAGACCACCAAACGGGTGTGGCAAGCCCGGCTTGATCCTCGGCGCAACACACCTTCCATTGGAATCTACTCCCATGTAAAAGACCGGTGGGGCATCTTCCATGCGCAGCCCTTTGTGCTCAATGAGCGCCAGGCGGGCGTGGCCATTGAAGGTGTCATCCGCCAAGAAAAGCTGGAGACCAGCCAGCTTGCTGTGGATACCCATGGCTACACCGACTTTGCCATGTCACATGCCCGTTTGCTTGGTTTTGATCTTTGCCCGCGGTTGAAGGAACTCAAACAGCGCCACCTCTTTGTGCCACGCGGCACCAAAGTGCCCGCAGAAATCGCTGCGGTGTGCGAAGCCAATGTCGACGTCGCTTTGATCGAAAAGCATTGGGATAGTCTGGTGCACCTGGCAGCCTCGGTCATGAGCGGACATGCCAGTGCGGTGGCAGCTCTTGCGCGGTTCGGTTCTGCCGCCCAGGGCGATCCAATCTATGAGGCTGGCGTGCAATTGGGGCGGTTGCTGCGTACGGCGTTTTTGGCTGACTACTTTGTCAAGGACGCTTTCAGGAACGAGTTGCGCCGGGTGCTCAATCGGGGCGAGGCTGTTAACGCCCTCAAGCGCGCCATTTATACCGGCCGGATCAGCCCGGCGCAGGCCAAACGTGTCGATGAAATGCAGGCTGTGGCCGATGCGTTGAGCCTGATGGCCAACATCGTGATGGCGTGGAATACCTCACAGATGCAGGCGGTCCTGGATCGCTGGTCGAACCGCCGCCAGGTCATTCCACCGGAACTGATCGGGAAGATTGCGCCCACCAGGCTGGAGAGCATCAACTTGCGGGGTGTGTTTCGCTTCCCGGTTGACCGCTATGCTGACCAAATCCTGCCTTCGCGGCCAAATGCATCGATAACTGGCACCAATGGATGA
- a CDS encoding TetR/AcrR family transcriptional regulator, which translates to MDTHPKHLPADERRAVTVESVVALAGSQNPSEITTAAIAKHMNLTQGALFRHFPNKEAIWQAVMEWVAERLLARIDRSAQGIESPLAAMEAMFMSHIEFVAEHPGVPRMMFGELQRAESTPAKRMVQTLIQRYGERLHRLIEKGKASGELSPSLDNEAAATLFIGTIQGLVMQSLLAGDVGRMHRDAPRVFAIYRRGIRSAQ; encoded by the coding sequence GTGGACACCCATCCAAAGCATCTGCCGGCCGATGAACGTCGTGCCGTAACTGTCGAGTCCGTCGTGGCGCTTGCCGGTTCACAAAACCCAAGCGAGATAACCACTGCAGCTATCGCTAAACACATGAACTTGACCCAGGGTGCGCTGTTTCGGCACTTCCCGAACAAGGAAGCCATTTGGCAGGCGGTCATGGAGTGGGTAGCAGAGCGCCTATTAGCCAGAATCGATCGATCCGCACAAGGAATCGAGTCGCCCTTGGCAGCCATGGAGGCGATGTTCATGAGTCATATCGAATTCGTAGCTGAGCACCCAGGCGTGCCAAGAATGATGTTTGGTGAGCTTCAGCGTGCCGAATCGACACCGGCCAAGCGCATGGTGCAAACCTTGATTCAGCGCTACGGCGAACGTTTGCATCGTCTCATCGAGAAAGGCAAGGCCAGCGGCGAGTTGTCTCCCTCGCTTGACAACGAGGCGGCGGCAACGCTGTTCATTGGCACGATCCAGGGCTTGGTCATGCAATCGCTGTTGGCGGGTGATGTGGGACGTATGCACCGCGATGCGCCGCGCGTCTTTGCAATTTATCGGCGTGGCATAAGGAGTGCGCAATGA
- a CDS encoding DNA-binding protein, with protein MQENSTVNSAQALAAVSAALDSLPGGATRQEKTKLAAKILFLDFGIYPSAKVVREFTGQGSLTDISRDLQHFWDELRKHMRMKLEVPEAPVALRAAFGEALGKLWALSCEHADKRLEILRRECQEQVDAAQIALEAACSSRTEAWAQVDTHKAQLAVMQERLDAAEKRAEAQAAEIGGLEAQVEGWKRQAEADAAARKQSEEKFMAELENERIERRTDAKRFEGEINFAKRQIEAARQVEKDVREQLQAEKNSKDIELATYRQRMNKAEESVVALRAENAEVVSQKGWLEKKVEELQERVKELAKAGSAKAPRAPRRAALKRTTLR; from the coding sequence ATGCAGGAAAACAGCACGGTCAACAGCGCACAGGCCCTTGCCGCTGTCAGCGCCGCCTTAGACAGTCTTCCCGGTGGAGCCACCAGGCAGGAAAAGACCAAGCTCGCTGCCAAAATCCTGTTCCTGGACTTTGGGATCTACCCCTCTGCCAAGGTCGTGCGTGAATTCACAGGGCAAGGCTCGCTCACCGACATCAGCCGTGACCTGCAGCACTTCTGGGATGAGTTGCGTAAGCACATGCGGATGAAGCTGGAGGTGCCAGAGGCGCCAGTGGCTCTTCGAGCCGCTTTTGGTGAGGCTCTGGGCAAGCTGTGGGCGCTTTCCTGTGAGCATGCCGACAAGAGGTTGGAGATCTTGAGGCGCGAATGCCAGGAACAGGTCGATGCCGCCCAGATAGCTCTGGAGGCAGCATGCTCTTCCCGCACCGAGGCCTGGGCGCAGGTGGATACGCACAAAGCCCAACTAGCTGTCATGCAAGAGCGCCTGGACGCCGCCGAAAAGCGGGCCGAAGCCCAGGCAGCGGAAATCGGCGGTCTTGAAGCTCAAGTGGAAGGTTGGAAGCGCCAGGCTGAAGCAGACGCTGCTGCGCGCAAGCAGTCGGAGGAGAAGTTCATGGCCGAACTGGAGAACGAGCGGATCGAGCGCCGAACCGATGCGAAGCGGTTTGAGGGGGAGATCAATTTTGCGAAGCGCCAGATCGAGGCAGCGCGTCAGGTCGAGAAGGATGTGCGTGAGCAGCTGCAGGCCGAAAAGAACAGCAAGGACATCGAGTTGGCCACCTACCGCCAGCGCATGAACAAGGCTGAAGAATCGGTAGTTGCGCTGCGCGCGGAGAATGCAGAGGTTGTCAGCCAAAAGGGTTGGCTGGAGAAAAAGGTGGAGGAGTTGCAGGAGCGGGTCAAGGAATTGGCCAAGGCGGGCTCAGCCAAGGCACCGCGGGCTCCTCGCCGTGCTGCCCTCAAGCGCACCACTTTGCGGTAA
- a CDS encoding efflux RND transporter periplasmic adaptor subunit, with amino-acid sequence MKKLPLQGRTLALLAVIIPLLVLFIYVGLRSGPLAPVAVTVASVESRAITPALFGIGTVEARYTYKIGPTFAGRVKRLEVHVGDQVKAGQVLGEMEPVDLDDRVRSQESAFKRAEAALREAEARQAYAQTQARRYEQLFAVRSTSEEIVTTKRQELQIADAALSAAREDIVRARSDREGLVAQRSNLRLIAPVDGVVAVRDADPGTTIVAGQAVVEVIDPKSLWINARFDQISASGLAGGLPTLIVLRSRGGQTLKGRVLRVEPKADAVTEETLAKVTFDNKPEPLPPVGELAEVTVDLPALPAAPLIPNAAVQREGDKVGVWQIVDGDLHFSPVKLGTSDLNGYVQVREGLKNGDQVVTYSEKALTARSRIHVVDHIPGVSR; translated from the coding sequence ATGAAAAAGTTACCCTTGCAAGGCCGCACCCTGGCGCTGCTTGCCGTCATCATTCCTTTGCTGGTGCTTTTTATTTATGTCGGTCTGCGATCAGGGCCGCTCGCCCCGGTCGCTGTGACGGTGGCAAGCGTGGAATCACGGGCTATCACACCGGCGCTGTTCGGCATCGGCACGGTGGAGGCGCGCTACACCTACAAGATCGGGCCGACGTTTGCCGGGCGCGTCAAACGCCTGGAGGTGCATGTAGGCGACCAGGTCAAGGCCGGACAGGTGCTCGGCGAGATGGAGCCGGTCGACCTCGATGATCGGGTGCGCTCACAGGAGTCGGCATTCAAGCGTGCGGAAGCGGCTTTGCGCGAGGCAGAAGCCCGGCAAGCCTACGCGCAAACCCAGGCGCGCCGCTACGAGCAATTGTTTGCGGTGCGCTCGACCAGCGAGGAAATCGTCACCACCAAGCGGCAGGAACTGCAGATCGCCGATGCCGCCTTATCTGCCGCTCGGGAAGATATTGTCCGGGCACGCTCCGACCGCGAAGGACTCGTCGCGCAGCGGAGCAATCTGCGCCTGATCGCGCCGGTCGACGGTGTAGTCGCCGTGCGCGATGCCGATCCCGGCACGACCATCGTCGCGGGCCAGGCCGTGGTGGAAGTGATCGACCCCAAGAGTTTGTGGATCAATGCGCGCTTCGACCAGATCAGCGCATCGGGGCTGGCTGGGGGGTTGCCGACTCTTATCGTCCTGCGTTCGCGTGGTGGCCAGACCTTGAAAGGTCGCGTGCTGCGGGTGGAACCCAAGGCCGACGCGGTAACCGAGGAAACGCTTGCCAAGGTGACATTCGATAACAAACCAGAACCTTTGCCACCGGTGGGTGAACTGGCCGAAGTCACGGTTGACTTGCCGGCGCTCCCGGCCGCTCCACTGATCCCCAACGCTGCCGTCCAGCGTGAGGGCGACAAAGTTGGTGTCTGGCAAATCGTGGATGGTGATCTGCATTTTTCCCCGGTCAAGCTCGGCACTTCCGACCTCAATGGTTACGTGCAGGTGCGCGAAGGGCTCAAGAATGGGGACCAGGTTGTGACCTATAGCGAAAAGGCACTGACGGCGCGCAGCCGCATCCATGTGGTCGACCATATCCCAGGAGTGTCACGATGA